The DNA window GGCTTCACGTGCCGGCACTGGGCAGGTGTCGCCCCCAGTACACACCCTTACGGGCTAGCTGGGAGCTATGTTTTTATTAAACAGTCGGGCCCCCCTAGTCACTGAGACCAGCTGCTCGCACAGCTGGCACCCCTTATCCCAAAGTTACGGGGCTATTTTGCCGATTTCCCTTAGCTGGTTTACCCTAACACGCCTTAGCCTACTAAGCTAGGGGCACCTGTGTCGGATCTCGGTACGGAAATAAAGGATTCGAATAATTCCCTTTTCATGGACTCCATGGATCAACCAAACCATCCATACAGACGGCTATTCAAATCTACACCTGGTTCTCGTTATTACAACTCTCCCCAGGCTTAAACAATTAAATGGGACGACAATCCCACACGGCCTACCTCGAAGCGACAGAAATTAAACATAACGTCACCGTAAGTACCTTTATTGTACAGGAATATTAACCTGTTTCCCTTTCGACCAGTTGGAATTACCACTGGACTTAGGATCGACTAACCCTTGGCTGACAAACATTGCCAAGGAACCCTAGCCCCTTCGGCGGTAAAGATTCTCACTTCACTTTGCTGCTACTACTACCAGGATCCACATTTCTGACAGGTCCACTGGAAATCACTCCCCAGCTTCCACCCTATCACAACGCCTCCCTACGAAATCATAAATAAATATGCTCTAAGGTATCGGTAGCCGGCTTAATCCCGTCCATTTTCGGTGCCTTTGACCTCGATGGGTGAGCTGTTACGCACTCTTTAAGGGATGGCTGCTTCTAAGCCCACCTTCCCATTGTCTGGGGCCAAAGACCCCCTTGCACTTATCCGGCATTTCGGGACCTTAACCTTAGTCTGAGTTGTTCCTCTTTCGGGACACAGGCTTACCCCGCGCCCCTCACTCCAGCCTTCTACAACGGTGACGAGTTCGGAGTTTTACAGGATGCCGAGGAATTTCTTCCCCTAAACACCCAATTAGTGCTCTACCTCGCCACCAATCTCCAGCCAGGCTGACCTTAGAGTCATTTCGGGAGGAACCAGCTGTCACCGGCCTTGATTGGCCTTTCACCACTAACCCAAGGTTATACGAGTGTTTTGCACGACAACAACGCTTCGGACCTCCATCACTCGTAAGAGCGACTTCATCCTACCCTGGGATAGATCGACCGGCTTCGGGTCTTATGGCTGTGACTGCAGGCCGGTTAAGACCTCGCCTCTCACAATGCTGCAGGCTTGTTGATTTCTCTACGACTGCGAAGCTAGATACTTCTTAGTCTCGCCACAACCAAAAACTCCCTGGCCCGTGTTTCAAGACGGATGACACAACGCTAGTCCACCATTCTCATAATCCCATGTTACCACAGTTTCTTTCGAACAGCTTCATTCCTTCCACGCCATGCCAGGCTGTCACCATCTGGTTTCAGGTTCTTTTCACCCCCCTTTAGGGGTTCTTTTCAGCTTTCCCTCACGGTACTAGTACACTATCGGTCTTGAGATGTATTTAGGATTAGGAGTCGATGCCTCCCACATTCACGCCGGATATCCAACCGACGATACTCAAGTCACTAATTAAAATCCTTAAACGCTTACATTTACGGGGCTTTCACCCTCTACGGCAAGACATTCCAGTCAAATTTCAACTTCACATAAAAGGACCAACATTAGGACTATAACACCACATCTACCCATAATTACTCACAGGTATTCAGTTTGTCCTCTACCGTTTTCGCTCGCCGTTACTAACGGTATCGCATATTGCTTTCTTTTCCTCTGCCTACTAAGATGTTTCAATTCGGCAGGTTCCCGCTCCCGACGGAGCATTTCCACGAATGGAAATAGGAAGACCCATTAGGTAACCCTGGGTTCAAAGGATGCATGCTCCTCGCCCAGGAATATCGCTGCTTGCCGCGACCTTCATCAGCACCTCAAGCCAAGCCATCCCCCAGATGGTATAAAATATAGCATGATTTCAAAGTATTAGAAGTTTAAATAAATCATTTACTGCTAAAACCTTACAAAAAATTCTTTCTAGATAAATTACTTTCACTATTCTAGTTAGTTAATGCCAGTAGGGTTACATATACACGGATAATCATTAACACAAAAAAAACCAACCCAAAGGCAATCCCAAGGATCCAGATTAATTTGCATATATCCCTTCACCAGATATTACAACGAATACCCAGCTGCACCAATAATAATAAGTAAATATAAAAGGGATGGACCCACCGGGATTTGAACCCGGGGCCTCCGCCTTGCAAAGGCGGCGCTCTCCCAGACTGAGCTACGGGCCCATTATATGAAGGTATGGTAGAACTGATTTTAGTGTTTGAAAGGCACAAATGAATCCACTCCACAAAAAATCTTTTTTTTTGTTTAAGGAGGTGATCCAGCCGCAGGTTCCCCTACGGCTACCTTGTTACGACTTCGCCCTCCTCAAAGAACCAAGATTCGAACCTAACCGATAAAGATTAGGGCCTCATCCCAACCCTTTTTGGGTGGCGTGACGGGCGGTGTGTGCAAGGAGCAGGGACGTATTCACCGCGCGGTTATGACACGCGATTACTACGCATTCCAGCTTCATGAGGGCGAGTTACAGCCCTCAATCCGAACTAAGACTAGGTTTAGGAGATTACCTCCACCTTTCGGTGTTGGAACCCATTGTCCTAGCCATTGTAGCCCGCGTGTAGCCCAGGGGATTCGGGGCATACGGACCTACCGTCGTCCACTCCTTCCTCCAGTTTATCACTGGCGGTCCCCTTAGTGTGCCCGGCATCCTAAAAAGGATCCGCTGGTAACTAAGGGCGTGGGTCTCGCTCGTTGCCTGACTTAACAGGACGCCTCACGGTACGAGCTGACGGCGGCCATGCACCTCCTCTCAGCTTGTCAAGCAAGGTCGTCAACCTGGCCATCATTCTGCTGTCGCCCCTGGTGAGATGTCCGGCGTTGAATCCAATTAAACCGCAGGCTCCACGCGTTGTGGTGCTCCCCCGCCAATTCCTTTAAGTTTCAGTCTTGCGACCGTACTTCCCAGGCGGTGGACTTAACAGCTTCCCTTCGGCACTGGAGCAGCTCGAGGCCATTCCAACACCAAGTCCACATCGTTTACGGCCAGGACTACCCGGGTATCTAATCCGGTTCGCGCCCCTGGCTTTCGTTACTCACCGTCAGGTTCGTTCCAGTTAGGCGCCTTCGCCACAGGTGGTCCTCCCAGGATTATAGGATTTCACCCCTACCCTGGGAGTACCCCTAACCTCTCCCGACCTCAAGTCTAATAGTATCTCCAGCAAGTCCCACAGTTAAGCTGCGGGATTTCACCAGAGACTTATCAAACCGGCTACGAACGCTTTAGGCCCAATAAAAATGGCCACCACTTGAGCTGCCGGTGTTACCGCGGCGGCTGGCACCGGTCTTGCCCAGCCCTTATTCCTAAAGCTTTTTACACTTCAGAAAAGCCACCCCGTTAAGAGTGGCACTTGGGGTCCCCCCGTCGCGATTGCTCGCATTGCGGAGGTTTCGCGCCTGCTGCGCCCCGTAGGGCCTGGAACCTTGTCTCAGGTTCCATCTCCGGGCTCTTGCTCTCACAACCCGTACAGATCAAAGGCTTGGTGGGCAATTACCCCACCAACTACCTAATCTGCCGCAGATCCATCCTTAGGCGTCGGAACATTTAAATAGAGGACCATTGCAGGAATCTCTACATATCTGGTATTGTCCCCAGTTTCCCGGGGTTATCCCAGTCCTAAGGGTAGGTTATCCACGTGTTACTGAGCCGTTTGCCACGAAACTCCGAAGAGTTTCGTTCGACTTGCATGGCTTAATCGGACCCCAATAGCAGTGGCCTCCGCCAGGATCAAACGGATTTAAAATAAATCCAATCTTGATGACGGAGTCATTATATTGAGAAGTAAATAATGTATAATAAGTTAAATTAAAGAAAATTTCAGGGAGTAATAATATTTGTACCAAACAAATATCACCACAATTCTACCATACCAACATCAAACTCAAACAATTCGCTATTCGCAAGGGTTTGAGCCCTCATACTTATATAGCTACGAATGGAAAAACAGCCTTCATAGAGCGATAATTTTCACACTCCGGCCAACGCCAAATAAAACGTAGCACATACAATACCACAACCAACAAGAAACACAAACAAATTAGAAAATATTGCACAGATTTGTTAAAATCTGTTGGTAACAAAACGATACATCATCCCTTAATTTCAGAAATAAAAGTATTTATAGCTGCAATACTTTGGCTATAAATGGTTGAAATGACAGATCTTACAAAGAAAATTGTATTCTAACATAATGTTCAACAATTTAAGTTTACCCCGATCATTTGTCAATGCTCATTTCAACTCATTAATTTGATTCATACAATTCTTTGACCTTCTTCAGTTCCTTTATTATTTTAATGTCCTGTGTGCAGTGTTCTTCACAAATTCCACATTCAATACATTGAGATGCACGTTCATTTTCTAATACAAGGGCATCGTATGAAAATTGGTAACCGGCTTTTTCTTCTGGACTGCCGAATAGGTAGTAGTCATTATATTTTTGGAAGTTTTCAGGGATGTTAACTCCAGATGGGCATGGTAGGCAGTATCCGCAGCTGGTACAGTTGATTTGTAGTTTGTTTTCAAAGATTGATTTGGCCTGTTTTAATGTGTTAAGTTCCTCGTCACCTAAAGAATTTGGATTGGCTTCTTCTGCAATTTTTAGGTTTTCTTCAAGCTCTTCCATGGTGTTCATTCCACTCAATACAACTGATACTTCGGGATGGTTCCATACCCATCTTAATGCCCATTCAGCAGGGGATCGTTTCACTTCGTAGTTGTCAAAAAGTTCCTGTACTTTTTGTGGCATGTTATGTGCCAACTGTCCTCCCCTTAAGGGTTCCATAACTGCGATTCCCATATTCTTATTGTAGGCATATTCCAGTCCTTCTTTTCCTGCCTGGTAATTTTCGTCCAAGTAGTTGTACTGAATTAAACAAAAGGACCAGTCGTAGTGGTCAACCACTTCTTTGAAAAGTTCTATTCTGTGGTGAAATGAAAATCCTGCATATTTAATTCTACCATCAGATATTGCATCGTCTAAAAATTCATCAAATCCTAATTCTTTTATATTTTCCCAGTAATTTCTGTTTATACCATGAACCATGTAAAAGTCGATGTGATCTGTTTCAAGACGTTTTAGTTGTTCATTCAGGTATTTGTCCATGTCTTCTCTGGTTTTTAGCATCCAGATTGGAAGTTTGGTGGCGAGTTTTACCTTTTCTCTGTATCCATCCCTCAAAACCTTTGCAACAAAGGGTTCGCTCGCTCCTGCCTGATCTAAACCAAAACCATGGTAGGGATAGGCCGTGTCAATAACATTCACACCCTGATCAATTGAGTAGCGAACCATTTTTATGGCTTTCTCTTCATCAATATTTGATGGATCGCCACCCACTACAGGTAGCCTCATACAGCCAAATCCTAGGACAGAAACCTTCTCATTAGTTTTTCCAAAATCTCGATATATCATAAAAATTTACCCCTTAAATCAATGTAAACAACTTTTAAATTCAACAATCCTATTTTTAATCATATAATTCCATGAATCTATTAAAACAGCTTGAGACTAAATATATATTATTAAAGCCGTATTTGGGATATTAATTCCAATCTCCATTATATTAATTTTAAATCATTTATTTTTTATTTATTTTGAATACAAAAAATTTAGAAAAAAGTAGTGTTTTGGTTTACTTTGGCATCTTCTTCCATGAGTCAGGATCCATATCCTTAAATTTCTTTGTACATGGTACTCCGCCCAATCCCCAGTGGCTTTGTGGAACTTCGTGTATTATTACCTCAACAGCTTCTGCTGAAATTCCAACATCCACGAAAACTTTAGTCAAGTTCTCAATTAAGTAATCTATCTTTGCTTGTTCAAAACCTTTCCAGACATTCACGTTTAATACTGGCACATTTATCACCATACACATGTTTTTAGAAGAGTTATTTATTAATGAACATAAACAAGATCATTAAGAAACAATTCATAATTTAAATGATCTTAAACTAACTTAAAGTAATTTTTCTAACCATTGGGTAATCACCTATTGGTAAGTGGAGGGTAAAAATGGGTAACGATCCATATTTAAACAAAATATACCAGACAATTGATGATACATTCGGCTATCTCAGGAAAAAATGGAATATTCAGATAATCAAAGGATTATTTTGTGACTGTAAACATTTCAAAGACTTTTTAGAACAACATCCAACTTTAAGCAGTAAAGTTCTGGCCGAAAGATTAAAGGAATTAGAAGAAGAGGGCATCATCGAAAAAAAATCTGTTAACTCAACCCAAACAGAGTACTGCCTCACAGAAAAGGGTCTGAGATTGAATAAAATTATCTATGAGATGTTTGATTTTGCCTTGGATGAAGTTATGAAGGATGAAAAAAGTTCCAAACAGAAAGCTGAATCCAGAGAATATCTGAATAAGTGCCTGTTAACAGGAAAATCGTGATTTAACAGTTTTAGTTTACTTAACTTACTTGAATTGTTAATTAATTAGGTTCATACTATGAATATTTCATATCTGTCTAAATTTAACAGTTCTGGTTTGAATTCCATTTTAAGATGGTAAATATTCTACATATTTAAAATGTTTCTCATTAATTTGTAGGGTTACTACTTGATAGGATAGGTGAAAGAATTGGTTGATATTGTAATTATGGTATCCATTATTTCCAGCATAAGTTCAATTGTACTAGCAATATTTGCCATATTATTTTCCATGAGGGTTGAAAATAGACTTAAGAATAATTTTTTAAAGTTAAAGGATGTTATGGATAATAATCATGAACGAACTAAAGAAGTTCTGGCGAACATGGACCGTGAAGCAGATGAAATAAAAGCATCAGTATACGAATCTCAAGAAGAACTGAAAAAAGAACTCATAAAGATCATTGACGACCATGATACTTGAGTAAAATAAGAATAATACCATCAATATTATCTAAAAATATTTAAATCTAATCCATAGATTAGTAATTCTTAAAAAAACCTCTATCAAACTTATTTCTGAATCGTTAATTGTTTATTCTAAACTGAACAAAATAATATATTATGTGATAAAATATGTTATTTGTAGCAGAGCACACCCACCCCGCCTCTGAATGTCCCATGTTATCAGATGCCGGGAAAGATATGATAAAGGAACTATTTTCTGAAGAAAATATAAACAAAGCAGGGATTGAACTTGTTGGGGCATATATGAGCTGTCCCGTAGATGAAAGTTCAGATCATAAGGGATATTTCATAATTGAAGCACCTGATAAAGAAACCATAGTGAAATTCTTTGGCCCTATGAAATTATTAGAGCTCAGAGAAGTAAAACCCTTCAGTGAAATAGCAAAAACATTGTAAATAAAATTCATTCTTTTTTTTTAATACCATTATTTCCAGTGAGCAACCTGTAACCCTCCAATCAAAGAATTAGAAGATTAAAATGGATATTGAATTAAATAATTTAAGTATCAAATATTTATTTTAGAATTGAATTTAAGATCAAATAATTAGAATTTTCATTCAATTAATAATATCATGGACCAACTGTTGAGGGTTTCAAACGAATTTAAACTATCTAATATTTATTTTAGAAAGTCTATAAATCTTGATAGCGATTATCATTTTTATTTGAAGAAATTTGGACGAAAATGAAAATTAAAACTTTGGCTCCGGAAGACGTTTACAACGAGTTAAGTACTTCAAAGAATGGATTAAATCCTGATGAAGTTGAAAACCGTTTAATCAAGTATGGGTTGAATCAGATCCAGGAAGTTAAACAAAAACCTTTAATTTTGAAATTTGTTGCCAATCTGTATCAGTTACTGGCCCTGCTACTTTGGGGTGCGAGCATCCTGGCTTTTATTAGTGGAACTCCTCAACTTGGATTTGCAATCATTGCTGTTATAATTATCAATGCAATTTTCAGTTTCTGGCAGGAATTTGAGGCAGAAAAAGCTGTTGATGCCCTAAAAAAGATTTTACCCTCATCTTCCAAGGTCATAAGGCAGGGTAGTGTGGTGGAGGTACTTTCCTCCCAACTGGTTCCTGGTGACGTGCTGGTTCTTGAAGAGGGGAACAATATTTCAGCTGATGCCAGGCTGGTTGAAGCCTATCAAATGAAGGTTGACAGTTCCACACTCACAGGTGAATCTAAACCCGTTAGAAAAGTTTCAGATCCTGAGGGGAATGGTGATGAAAATATTGTTAACTCCCATAACCTGGTTCTTGCAGGTACCAATGTTTCATCGGGATCTGGTAGGGCAGTTATATTTTCAACAGGTGTAAACACTGAATTTAACAAGATAGCTTCGCTGACCCTTGATGTTAAGGAAGAGCCCAGTCCCCTCCAAAAACAGTTGGCCCGTTTAACACAGTTAATTGCACTTATAGCAGTTTTAATGGGTGTTACACTTTTCTTTTTAAATATCTACGTTGTTAAGCTCAGCCTATCCGTTGCATTTTTATTTGCCATTGGACTCACAGTTGCAAACGTTCCTGAAGGTCTGCTTCCAACTGTTACACTGGCACTTGCAGCTTCTGTTAAGAAGATGGTGGGTAAAAATGCCCTGATAAAAAGGCTTTCAAGTGTTGAAACCCTGGGTTCAACCAACATAATATGCACAGACAAAACAGGAACACTCACCAAGAATCAGATGACGGTGCGTAAGGTGTGGATACCCTACGATGTTATTGATGTTACAGGGGCAGGTTACGATCCAGCTGGTGAATTTCTTCAAGGTGGTGGCCAGGTCTGTCATAAAGATGTGCTTGAACTCAAACTACTCATGAGGTCGGCAACATTTGCAAACGATGCCAAACTTGTTCCCCCAGAAAAGCCTGGTGATAACTGGAAGATATATGGAGATCCAACCGAAGCATCACTTTTGGTTGCTGCACAAAAAAATGGTTTTGACTGGGAAGCTGAACTTGCGAAGTATCCCCGTATATACGAACTTCCCTTTGATTCCCAGAGAAAATCCATGAGTTCCATCCACATGGTTGACAACAGAAAGGTAGCCTACATCAAGGGAGCTCCTAAAAAGATCATAAAACTCTGTAACGAAATATCTGTAGAAGAGAAACCCATACGATTCACAGAGGAAGAGAAGAAGAAGGTTGTAGCCGAACATGATAGGCTCGCTGCAAGCGGACTTAGAATTCTTGGTATGGCCTACAGAAATCTACCATCTGATTTTGAGGATTACGATCCAGATACTGTTGAGAAGGATATGATATTTCTAGGCATGATTGCAATGCAGGATCCACCGCGACCAGAGGTACTTCCTGCAGTTCGCGACTGCCACAAGGCAGGTATCAGGATAATTATGATCACTGGAGACTACGGGCTTACAGCACGTTCCATAGCCCATGAAGTGGATATTGTTGGGGATGAAAATTGTAGAATTGTTAAGGGTAAAGAGTTAACTGAAATGGATGATGAAGAGTTGAAAAAACTTCTACAGTCTGGTGACGATATCATATTTGCACGTGCCGTTCCTGAGCATAAGATGAGAATTGCATCTGTCCTGGAGGATATGGATGAGATCGTTGCAATGACAGGTGACGGTGTGAATGATGCACCTGCACTTCGAAAGGCAGATATTGGTGTTGCAATGGGAATAACTGGAACAGATGTTGCTAAAGAAGCATCTGACATGGTGCTTACAGATGATAACTTCGCAACCATTGTTTCAGCCATTAAAGAGGGGCGAACCATATTTGAAAATATCCGAAAGTTCATCACCTACATATTTGCCCATGAAACAGCGGAGATCATTCCATTCATCTTGCTGGTCATCTTTAAAATACCACTGCCCATAACTGTCATGCAGATACTTGCAATTGATCTGGGAACAGATACTTTACCTGCCCTGGCCCTTGGAATGGGCCCATCAGAATCCGATGTTATGGACAGACCACCTAGACCAAGAAATGAAAGACTCTTAAACTGGGGAGTTATATGGAGGGGTTACATATTCCTGGGTTTGATCGAAGCCTTACTTGTTATGAGTGGCTACTTCTGGGTTTTATACGGAGGAGGATGGAGCCTCGGAGAATCGTTACCCTTTACTGATCCCCTCTACTTGGAAGCAACCACCATGGTCTTTGTTGGAATTGTCACCTCCCAGATTGGAAACTTGATAGGGTGTCAGACCACACGAACATCAACCTTCAAGGTGGGAATCTTTAAAAATAAATGGATAATGCGGGGTATAATATTTGAAGTCGCTGTCATGCTCTCAATTGTGTACGTACCATACCTCCAATCTATTTTCGGAACAACAGCCCTTGACATCTATCAATGGCTCTACGTCATAACTTTCATACCCATAATGTTCTTTGCAGAGGAGCTGAGGAAGTACGTTGTGAGAAGAATAAACAGGTAAAAACTTCGTTAGGTGGATTAAAATGGATGATGATGAATTAAAGAAGAAGAATGAACTTGAAAGAAAGATGGAAAGAAAAATTGATTGTCTGATAATGTTGGGAGTGGTAATTCTCCTCTTGGTTGTAATAGTAATAGGCATACTCATCCGTACAAGTCCATTCTGGTGAACTACAAACTAACTTTACATTGCCCACCCCAGCGTATTAGTAAATTTAATCTGTTCCATCTACATCATGCATATTATTTTTGGCTATAACCCTAACCCAGAGAAAAGGTTAAGGGTTTTAAGGGTATACTAAAATTTAGTTTAGAATATATATGTATGTGGGGTTTTGGCATATTAGGGCAGGGTAAATTAAAGAAAACTGGGAATCAAAATAAATTTGGTAAGATGGTTATAGTTTTAGTTTTAATATTTTTTGGAACGATTATTCTCTCGGGAGCTGTTTCAGCAACAAACCTTGGAAACACACCACAACCTAAATTTCATCACGACGCAAACAACACAGGCCAATCAGAGTACAAAGGACCACAAACCAACACCACCAAATGGAAATTTAGAACAGGAGGAGGTATACTTCCTTCTCCAGTTATAGGGGCCGATGACACCATTTACATTGGCAGTGTAGATAAAAATTTATATGCTCTCTACCCCAACGGCACTGTGAAATGGAGTTTCAATTCAGGATATCAAATAGGTTACACTCCTGCAATTGATAGTGAAGGCACCATATACCTTGTATGTACTGGTATGTTATATGCCCTGTACCCCAATGGAACTGAGAAATGGAATTATACTCCAAACTATAGGGATATAATAGCTACATCTCCGGCTATTGGAGCTGATGGAACAATATATATCGGAATTTCCACTCACAGATATTTGGTTAACAGCACTTTATGTGCCCTAAACCCCGATGGAATATTGCAATGGAATTGCACAGTTGGTAATATGTTAGTATCAACTCCCGCCATTGGAAGTGATGGAACTATTTATTTGGGAACTTTTGATAATCATTTATATGCAGTGTATCCAAATGGAACCCAAAGATGGAATTTTACAAGTAATGATATTATAGTTTCCTCTCCAGCCATTGGAAGTGATGGAACATTGTACTTCGGATGTGAAGATCATAATGTATATGCTTTAAACCCTGATGGCTCGTTAAAATGGAAATACCTAACAGGAAACATTACAGATTCATCCCCTGCAATTGCAAAGGATGGAACCATCTACATTGTATCCCAGGATAAATTTATATACGCTTTAACACCCTCTGGAAATTTAAAATGGAAATATTGCATATATAGCGGTGACCATCCTCTTCAAATGTCTTCTCCAGCCATTGGAAGTAATGGAATAATATACGTTGGAAGTGGTGATGGATGTGCATATGCTATTAACCCTGACGGTTCTCTAAAATGGAAGTATCAAACAGGAAAATTTATTGACTCTTCCCCATGTATTGGAAGTGACGGCACACTCTACATCGGAAGTGAAGACGGTATCCTCTATGCCATTCATGATAAGACCACACCACCTAGTGCCAGTTCCAATCTTAAATCAGGAATTTACAACACCACAAAGGTAGTTAAACTAACAATGAATGATTATGGAACCATCTACTACACACTAAATGGTAAAACACCCACAACCGTAAGCAACCGATACACAGGACCCATAACCATCAATTCCACAACCATTCTCAAGTACTTCGCAGTGGATCTGGCAGGCAACAAATCCCCAGTTTACACAAACACTTACACCATCGACAAAACAGCACCCAAGATCACCACTACCACACCAATAATCAATACCAAGGGAGTGGCCTTAACAACACCCATAACAATTAAATTCAGCGAAAAAATCAGCAAGGGAACCAATTTCTCACGCATCTACATTAAAAATATTAGCACAGGCAAAGTTACACAAACCACAGTCACAATATCTGGAAACACACTCACAATTAAAATGTTAAAAACCAGACTGAAAAGGAACAACTACGAAGTTTACATCCCTACAAATGCAGTTAAAGACCTGGCAGGGAACAACAACACTAAGTACCTTCTAAACTTTAAAACAAGAGCTTAATAACCCAAATTCTTAAATAATTCTACTTTTTTATATTTTTGCGTTATAATATTATAAAATTAAATTCTAAACATTACATAGTGACAAAAAGAGATGTATAATATATTGAAGTTAATGAATTTTTTAATGATAAAAAACTTTAAGGGGGATTTAAATGCCTGCTAAAGATAACAGTTCATCCCACAGATCAGAAGATTACGATCTCCAGATTGGAGACACCATTCCTTACTACGAATCGTTCCATGATGAAACCTTGAATATGGTAAAGACAATATTAAAGGAACCTAAAATTTGGTTGGACACTGGATGCGGCACAGGAACACTGGTTAATAAGGCAGTTCAAGAGTTTGATACCACCAGTTTCATACTCTCAGATCCATCCCCTGAAATGTTGAATCTGGCCAGAGAGAAACTTTCAAACCAAACTAAAAGGCTCAGAATTCTTAACCCCAACGAAACCTCCAATATTTCACTGGGTAACGATTTAAAACCCGATGTTATAACAGCAATTCAAGCCCACCACTACCTCTCCAAAGAGGAAAGGACTGAAACCACCAAGGTCTGTTACGATCTTTTAAGGGATGATGGTGTTTACATCACCTTCGAAAATATACGCCC is part of the Methanobacterium lacus genome and encodes:
- a CDS encoding aldo/keto reductase, whose protein sequence is MIYRDFGKTNEKVSVLGFGCMRLPVVGGDPSNIDEEKAIKMVRYSIDQGVNVIDTAYPYHGFGLDQAGASEPFVAKVLRDGYREKVKLATKLPIWMLKTREDMDKYLNEQLKRLETDHIDFYMVHGINRNYWENIKELGFDEFLDDAISDGRIKYAGFSFHHRIELFKEVVDHYDWSFCLIQYNYLDENYQAGKEGLEYAYNKNMGIAVMEPLRGGQLAHNMPQKVQELFDNYEVKRSPAEWALRWVWNHPEVSVVLSGMNTMEELEENLKIAEEANPNSLGDEELNTLKQAKSIFENKLQINCTSCGYCLPCPSGVNIPENFQKYNDYYLFGSPEEKAGYQFSYDALVLENERASQCIECGICEEHCTQDIKIIKELKKVKELYESN
- a CDS encoding tautomerase family protein, whose protein sequence is MPVLNVNVWKGFEQAKIDYLIENLTKVFVDVGISAEAVEVIIHEVPQSHWGLGGVPCTKKFKDMDPDSWKKMPK
- a CDS encoding winged helix-turn-helix transcriptional regulator, whose protein sequence is MGNDPYLNKIYQTIDDTFGYLRKKWNIQIIKGLFCDCKHFKDFLEQHPTLSSKVLAERLKELEEEGIIEKKSVNSTQTEYCLTEKGLRLNKIIYEMFDFALDEVMKDEKSSKQKAESREYLNKCLLTGKS
- a CDS encoding cation-translocating P-type ATPase; translated protein: MKIKTLAPEDVYNELSTSKNGLNPDEVENRLIKYGLNQIQEVKQKPLILKFVANLYQLLALLLWGASILAFISGTPQLGFAIIAVIIINAIFSFWQEFEAEKAVDALKKILPSSSKVIRQGSVVEVLSSQLVPGDVLVLEEGNNISADARLVEAYQMKVDSSTLTGESKPVRKVSDPEGNGDENIVNSHNLVLAGTNVSSGSGRAVIFSTGVNTEFNKIASLTLDVKEEPSPLQKQLARLTQLIALIAVLMGVTLFFLNIYVVKLSLSVAFLFAIGLTVANVPEGLLPTVTLALAASVKKMVGKNALIKRLSSVETLGSTNIICTDKTGTLTKNQMTVRKVWIPYDVIDVTGAGYDPAGEFLQGGGQVCHKDVLELKLLMRSATFANDAKLVPPEKPGDNWKIYGDPTEASLLVAAQKNGFDWEAELAKYPRIYELPFDSQRKSMSSIHMVDNRKVAYIKGAPKKIIKLCNEISVEEKPIRFTEEEKKKVVAEHDRLAASGLRILGMAYRNLPSDFEDYDPDTVEKDMIFLGMIAMQDPPRPEVLPAVRDCHKAGIRIIMITGDYGLTARSIAHEVDIVGDENCRIVKGKELTEMDDEELKKLLQSGDDIIFARAVPEHKMRIASVLEDMDEIVAMTGDGVNDAPALRKADIGVAMGITGTDVAKEASDMVLTDDNFATIVSAIKEGRTIFENIRKFITYIFAHETAEIIPFILLVIFKIPLPITVMQILAIDLGTDTLPALALGMGPSESDVMDRPPRPRNERLLNWGVIWRGYIFLGLIEALLVMSGYFWVLYGGGWSLGESLPFTDPLYLEATTMVFVGIVTSQIGNLIGCQTTRTSTFKVGIFKNKWIMRGIIFEVAVMLSIVYVPYLQSIFGTTALDIYQWLYVITFIPIMFFAEELRKYVVRRINR
- a CDS encoding outer membrane protein assembly factor BamB family protein, which codes for MVIVLVLIFFGTIILSGAVSATNLGNTPQPKFHHDANNTGQSEYKGPQTNTTKWKFRTGGGILPSPVIGADDTIYIGSVDKNLYALYPNGTVKWSFNSGYQIGYTPAIDSEGTIYLVCTGMLYALYPNGTEKWNYTPNYRDIIATSPAIGADGTIYIGISTHRYLVNSTLCALNPDGILQWNCTVGNMLVSTPAIGSDGTIYLGTFDNHLYAVYPNGTQRWNFTSNDIIVSSPAIGSDGTLYFGCEDHNVYALNPDGSLKWKYLTGNITDSSPAIAKDGTIYIVSQDKFIYALTPSGNLKWKYCIYSGDHPLQMSSPAIGSNGIIYVGSGDGCAYAINPDGSLKWKYQTGKFIDSSPCIGSDGTLYIGSEDGILYAIHDKTTPPSASSNLKSGIYNTTKVVKLTMNDYGTIYYTLNGKTPTTVSNRYTGPITINSTTILKYFAVDLAGNKSPVYTNTYTIDKTAPKITTTTPIINTKGVALTTPITIKFSEKISKGTNFSRIYIKNISTGKVTQTTVTISGNTLTIKMLKTRLKRNNYEVYIPTNAVKDLAGNNNTKYLLNFKTRA
- a CDS encoding class I SAM-dependent methyltransferase, giving the protein MPAKDNSSSHRSEDYDLQIGDTIPYYESFHDETLNMVKTILKEPKIWLDTGCGTGTLVNKAVQEFDTTSFILSDPSPEMLNLAREKLSNQTKRLRILNPNETSNISLGNDLKPDVITAIQAHHYLSKEERTETTKVCYDLLRDDGVYITFENIRPKTEEGIRVVKEYVKNYQLKRGRDEETVNNFLKRFDVEFFPIKVEEHISLLEKTGFKVVELFWMSYMQAGFYCIK